The DNA region GACACCGATCCCGTTGCACGCCGGTGCGCTGCGTTATTATGACGAAGTCGGCGCGGATGTTCCGGACGCTCTGCGCGAGTGAAGCATATGGTAAGAGGGGGGCTTTGTGCCCTCCTCCTTATCCTGACCGCAGGCATGAGCATGGCAGACCAACTGGTCGCCACACATGAGGATGGCCGCGAGATTGCCCGTTTTGACGTGCCGCGTGGCACCGGATGGTGTGTGCTTTGGCATCATTCTGTCGAAGGGTTCGAGGTGTCGGACTGCTATGAAAACCGCGACGGGCATATGGTGCTTGTGCAATCACATCTGCCGGATTTTGCCGCCGGTCTGGGGCATATCCCCGGCCGTGGAACGCAGGTATCGGACGGTGAGGGTGGCTACCTTATCCTGAATATCGACGAGCCGGTTCCCAATGATGCCTATATCCTGCGTCCCGGGTTGGGGCCTGTCGACCACCGTTTGCAGGTCGGCCGCAAAACCGTTTCGCTTTCTGCCGTAGCACCGCGCGAACGGGTAGAAATCGCCTTGATTAGGAATACAAACTGATGAACGCAGACCCTAACGCCCCCCTGACCCCGCCAGCCCAGCCGTGGCTTGTCCTGCGCGCGATCACCGTGATCGGGATATTGCTGTCGTTGTTCCAGCTTTATGCTGCGGGTGTGCAGCCTTTGGGATTGTTCTTTCAGCGCCCAATTCACCTTGGGTTTATCTTGGTGCTGTGCTTCCTGATCTATCCGGTGTTCGGCCAACACAAGCCTCGGGGGCCATTGGGATGGGCCATCGACGGCACGTTGATGGCCGCCAGCATCGTCGCGGGTGCTTGGCTGCCGGTTAACATCGACGTCATCGCCAATCAGATCTTTCCCCGTAGTGTTGACGTCTGGATCGGTATTCTGACCATCGTTGTGGTGCTAGAAGGCGCGCGCCGCGCTGTGGGTCTTGGCATGACTGTCATTGGCGCGTTCTTTATCGCCTATGCCTTTTCTGGACGTCGCGGAGAGCTGCCGTTTCTGGCCGATTGGATGCCCGGCATCTTGAACCATCGCGGCTATTCGCTTGATCGCCTGGCCAGCCAGATGACCCTTGGGGCAGAGGGCATCTTTGGTATCCCGCTGGGGGTTGCGGCCACGTTTGTTTTCATCTTCGTGCTGTTCGGCGCCTTCCTTGAGGCAACCGGTGCAGGCAAGTTCTTTATTGATCTGGCCTATGCTGCGACGGGCCGTCAACGGGGTGGTCCGGCCAAGGCCGCCGTTATCGCAAGTGCGGGCATGGGGTCCATCTCCGGCTCTGCGATCGCCAATGTCGTGACCACTGGTGCCTTTACGATTCCGCTTATGAAAAAGCTTGGCTACCGGCCCGCACAGGCCGGCGGGATCGAGGCCGCTGCCTCAACCGGCGGGCAGATCATGCCGCCGCTGATGGGTGCAGGGGCGTTCCTGATGAGCGAGTTTACGCGGGTGCCCTATGTCGAGATTGTGCTTGTCTCTATCTTCCCGGCCATCCTGTATTTCGGCACCGTGTACCTGCTGGTTCACATCGCCGCAGTGAAGCAAGGCATGCAAGGGTTGGACACCAAAGATCTGCCGAATGTACGCGATGTGCTGGCCGAGGGTTGGCACTTCTTGTTGCCGCTCGTTGCCCTTATCGCGCTGTTGGTTGCGGGATATTCACCGATGCGAGTCGGGTTCTACGCGATCCTTTCCATTCTCGCGGCGGCCTCTGCGCGTGCGATG from Pseudorhodobacter turbinis includes:
- a CDS encoding TRAP transporter permease; the protein is MNADPNAPLTPPAQPWLVLRAITVIGILLSLFQLYAAGVQPLGLFFQRPIHLGFILVLCFLIYPVFGQHKPRGPLGWAIDGTLMAASIVAGAWLPVNIDVIANQIFPRSVDVWIGILTIVVVLEGARRAVGLGMTVIGAFFIAYAFSGRRGELPFLADWMPGILNHRGYSLDRLASQMTLGAEGIFGIPLGVAATFVFIFVLFGAFLEATGAGKFFIDLAYAATGRQRGGPAKAAVIASAGMGSISGSAIANVVTTGAFTIPLMKKLGYRPAQAGGIEAAASTGGQIMPPLMGAGAFLMSEFTRVPYVEIVLVSIFPAILYFGTVYLLVHIAAVKQGMQGLDTKDLPNVRDVLAEGWHFLLPLVALIALLVAGYSPMRVGFYAILSILAAASARAMWTFASGSPSMAGFAVLCRRGVALTLEALELGARNAVAVSMACAVAGIVVGVVGLTGLGLKFSAMMIAFSGGNILLALVLVLLASLILGMGLPVTAAYIVLIILVGPALTEQFGMPILIAHLVVFWYSQDSNVTPPVALAGFAGAAIAGSKPMETSFQAWKYAKGLYLIPLFMVFNEEIILGGPLPLVLWSGAIAILALVAFSAALEGFLWGPMALWMRVLIVPGVVALFWPAFAVEVAGAVLTVLLLWLNWSQARLDNGSADASPIRHAQK
- a CDS encoding DUF1850 domain-containing protein; this encodes MADQLVATHEDGREIARFDVPRGTGWCVLWHHSVEGFEVSDCYENRDGHMVLVQSHLPDFAAGLGHIPGRGTQVSDGEGGYLILNIDEPVPNDAYILRPGLGPVDHRLQVGRKTVSLSAVAPRERVEIALIRNTN